The following coding sequences lie in one Arachis ipaensis cultivar K30076 chromosome B05, Araip1.1, whole genome shotgun sequence genomic window:
- the LOC107642768 gene encoding nicotinate phosphoribosyltransferase 1 isoform X1, whose product MKNNDNTKKTDEEVTTMKENGSDENSSGRGIPGPTNPMVTPLLTDLYQFTMAYTYWKAGKHAERAVFDLYFRKNPFGGEYTIFAGLEECIRLISNYKLSEEDIDFIRSCLHVPCEDGFFEYLRGIDCSDVEVYAIPEGSVVFPKVPLMRVEGPIAIVQLLETPFVNLINYASLVTTNAARHRFVAGKSKTLLEFGLRRAQGPDGGMGASKYCYIGGFDATSNVAAGRLFGIPLRGTHSHAFVSSFMTLDEIKDKSLRKKVSKSTCKDFVSLVQAWLSKLQRSKSLRGVFSETNQSELSAFISYALAFPNNFLALVDTYDVIRSGIPNFCAVALALNELGYKAVGIRLDSGDLAYLSCQARKIFCCIEKEFAVSGFGKTSITASNDLNEETLDALNKQGHEVDAYGIGTYLVTCYAQAALGIVFKLVEINKQPRIKLSEDVSKVSIPCKKKIYRLYGKESYPLVDIMTGEDEPPPKVGERILCRHPFEESKRAYVVPQHVEELLRCYSAGTSGKETEPLPPLKDIRERCIQQLEKMRPDHMRRLNPTPYKVSVSGKLYDFIHFLWLNEAPVGELL is encoded by the exons atgaAGAATAATGATAACACAAAGAAGACAGACGAAGAAGTGACGACGATGAAGGAAAATGGATCCGACGAGAACAGTTCGGGTCGGGGCATACCAGGACCCACGAACCCGATGGTGACCCCACTCCTCACCGATCTCTACCAATTCACCATGGCTTACACTTACTGGAAAGCTGGCAAGCATGCAGAACGTGCTGT GTTTGATTTGTATTTCCGGAAGAATCCGTTTGGCGGGGAGTATACTATCTTTGCAGGTTTGGAAGAATGCATAAGGCTCATTTCCAATTACAAGCTATCTGAGGAGGACATTGATTTTATCAGGAGTTGTTTACATGTTCCCTGTGAG GATGGCTTCTTCGAATATCTGAGGGGAATCGACTGCTCTGATGTTGAGGTATATGCTATTCCTGAGGGGTCAGTTGTTTTTCCGAAGGTACCGCTGATGAGAGTTGAAGGTCCTATTGCG ATTGTTCAATTGCTGGAAACTCCTTTTGTGAATCTGATTAACTATGCATCATTAGTTACTACGAATGCTGCAAGGCATCGTTTTGTAGCTGGAAAATCAAAAACTCTACTTGAGTTTGGGCTGCGAAGGGCTCAG GGGCCTGATGGTGGAATGGGAGCATCAAAATACTGCTATATTGGAGGATTTGATGCAACAAG CAATGTTGCAGCAGGAAGGTTATTTGGGATTCCCCTTCGCGGCACTCATTCTCATGCCTTTGTTAGCTCATTTATG ACCCTTGATGAGATTAAAGACAAATCACTTCGTAAAAAAGTTAGTAAAAGTACATGTAAAGATTTTGTTAGTTTGGTTCAAGCATGGCTAAGCAAACTTCAG CGCTCAAAATCATTACGGGGTGTTTTTTCTGAGACCAACCAAAGTGAGCTGTCAGCATTCATATCATATGCATTGGCATTTCCTAATAACTTTCTTGCCCTTGTAGACACTTATGAT GTCATAAGAAGTGGAATCCCCAACTTCTGTGCAGTTGCATTAGCTCTCAATGAGTTAGG ATACAAAGCAGTTGGCATTAGACTGGACTCTGGTGACCTTGCCTATTTGTCTTGTCAAGCCAGGAAGATCTTTTGCTGCATTGAAAAGGAATTCGCAGTGTCTGGCTTTGGGAAGACTAGTATTACAGCTAGTAATGATCTTAATGAGGAAACTTTAGATGCTTTAAATAAACAG GGTCATGAGGTTGATGCCTATGGAATTGGGACATACCTGGTTACATGTTATGCTCAAGCTGCTCTGGGAATTGTTTTCAAGCTGGTCGAGATAAATAAGCAGCCTCGTATTAAGCTTTCTGAAGATGTATCAAAG GTCTCAATTCCATGTAAGAAGAAAATTTATAGATTGTATGGGAAAGAAAGCTATCCCCTTGTAGACATAATGACTGGAGAAGATGAACCCCCGCCAAAG GTGGGAGAACGAATCCTGTGCCGCCATCCCTTTGAAGAGTCCAAGAGAGCATACGTGGTGCCACAGCATGTTGAGGAGCTTCTAAGATGTTACAGTGCGGGAACTTCAG GTAAAGAGACAGAACCATTACCTCCTCTAAAGGACATTAGAGAACGATGTATCCAACAACTTGAGAAAATGCGACCTGACCACATGAGGAGGCTGAATCCAACTCCATACAAG GTCAGCGTAAGTGGAAAATTATATGACTTCATCCATTTCCTGTGGCTCAATGAAGCACCTGTTGGGGAGTTGCTATAA
- the LOC107642768 gene encoding nicotinate phosphoribosyltransferase 1 isoform X3, translating into MKNNDNTKKTDEEVTTMKENGSDENSSGRGIPGPTNPMVTPLLTDLYQFTMAYTYWKAGKHAERAVFDLYFRKNPFGGEYTIFAGLEECIRLISNYKLSEEDIDFIRSCLHVPCEDGFFEYLRGIDCSDVEVYAIPEGSVVFPKVPLMRVEGPIAGPDGGMGASKYCYIGGFDATSNVAAGRLFGIPLRGTHSHAFVSSFMTLDEIKDKSLRKKVSKSTCKDFVSLVQAWLSKLQRSKSLRGVFSETNQSELSAFISYALAFPNNFLALVDTYDVIRSGIPNFCAVALALNELGYKAVGIRLDSGDLAYLSCQARKIFCCIEKEFAVSGFGKTSITASNDLNEETLDALNKQGHEVDAYGIGTYLVTCYAQAALGIVFKLVEINKQPRIKLSEDVSKVSIPCKKKIYRLYGKESYPLVDIMTGEDEPPPKVGERILCRHPFEESKRAYVVPQHVEELLRCYSAGTSGKETEPLPPLKDIRERCIQQLEKMRPDHMRRLNPTPYKVSVSGKLYDFIHFLWLNEAPVGELL; encoded by the exons atgaAGAATAATGATAACACAAAGAAGACAGACGAAGAAGTGACGACGATGAAGGAAAATGGATCCGACGAGAACAGTTCGGGTCGGGGCATACCAGGACCCACGAACCCGATGGTGACCCCACTCCTCACCGATCTCTACCAATTCACCATGGCTTACACTTACTGGAAAGCTGGCAAGCATGCAGAACGTGCTGT GTTTGATTTGTATTTCCGGAAGAATCCGTTTGGCGGGGAGTATACTATCTTTGCAGGTTTGGAAGAATGCATAAGGCTCATTTCCAATTACAAGCTATCTGAGGAGGACATTGATTTTATCAGGAGTTGTTTACATGTTCCCTGTGAG GATGGCTTCTTCGAATATCTGAGGGGAATCGACTGCTCTGATGTTGAGGTATATGCTATTCCTGAGGGGTCAGTTGTTTTTCCGAAGGTACCGCTGATGAGAGTTGAAGGTCCTATTGCG GGGCCTGATGGTGGAATGGGAGCATCAAAATACTGCTATATTGGAGGATTTGATGCAACAAG CAATGTTGCAGCAGGAAGGTTATTTGGGATTCCCCTTCGCGGCACTCATTCTCATGCCTTTGTTAGCTCATTTATG ACCCTTGATGAGATTAAAGACAAATCACTTCGTAAAAAAGTTAGTAAAAGTACATGTAAAGATTTTGTTAGTTTGGTTCAAGCATGGCTAAGCAAACTTCAG CGCTCAAAATCATTACGGGGTGTTTTTTCTGAGACCAACCAAAGTGAGCTGTCAGCATTCATATCATATGCATTGGCATTTCCTAATAACTTTCTTGCCCTTGTAGACACTTATGAT GTCATAAGAAGTGGAATCCCCAACTTCTGTGCAGTTGCATTAGCTCTCAATGAGTTAGG ATACAAAGCAGTTGGCATTAGACTGGACTCTGGTGACCTTGCCTATTTGTCTTGTCAAGCCAGGAAGATCTTTTGCTGCATTGAAAAGGAATTCGCAGTGTCTGGCTTTGGGAAGACTAGTATTACAGCTAGTAATGATCTTAATGAGGAAACTTTAGATGCTTTAAATAAACAG GGTCATGAGGTTGATGCCTATGGAATTGGGACATACCTGGTTACATGTTATGCTCAAGCTGCTCTGGGAATTGTTTTCAAGCTGGTCGAGATAAATAAGCAGCCTCGTATTAAGCTTTCTGAAGATGTATCAAAG GTCTCAATTCCATGTAAGAAGAAAATTTATAGATTGTATGGGAAAGAAAGCTATCCCCTTGTAGACATAATGACTGGAGAAGATGAACCCCCGCCAAAG GTGGGAGAACGAATCCTGTGCCGCCATCCCTTTGAAGAGTCCAAGAGAGCATACGTGGTGCCACAGCATGTTGAGGAGCTTCTAAGATGTTACAGTGCGGGAACTTCAG GTAAAGAGACAGAACCATTACCTCCTCTAAAGGACATTAGAGAACGATGTATCCAACAACTTGAGAAAATGCGACCTGACCACATGAGGAGGCTGAATCCAACTCCATACAAG GTCAGCGTAAGTGGAAAATTATATGACTTCATCCATTTCCTGTGGCTCAATGAAGCACCTGTTGGGGAGTTGCTATAA
- the LOC107642768 gene encoding nicotinate phosphoribosyltransferase 1 isoform X4 → MKNNDNTKKTDEEVTTMKENGSDENSSGRGIPGPTNPMVTPLLTDLYQFTMAYTYWKAGKHAERAVFDLYFRKNPFGGEYTIFAGLEECIRLISNYKLSEEDIDFIRSCLHVPCEDGFFEYLRGIDCSDVEVYAIPEGSVVFPKVPLMRVEGPIATLDEIKDKSLRKKVSKSTCKDFVSLVQAWLSKLQRSKSLRGVFSETNQSELSAFISYALAFPNNFLALVDTYDVIRSGIPNFCAVALALNELGYKAVGIRLDSGDLAYLSCQARKIFCCIEKEFAVSGFGKTSITASNDLNEETLDALNKQGHEVDAYGIGTYLVTCYAQAALGIVFKLVEINKQPRIKLSEDVSKVSIPCKKKIYRLYGKESYPLVDIMTGEDEPPPKVGERILCRHPFEESKRAYVVPQHVEELLRCYSAGTSGKETEPLPPLKDIRERCIQQLEKMRPDHMRRLNPTPYKVSVSGKLYDFIHFLWLNEAPVGELL, encoded by the exons atgaAGAATAATGATAACACAAAGAAGACAGACGAAGAAGTGACGACGATGAAGGAAAATGGATCCGACGAGAACAGTTCGGGTCGGGGCATACCAGGACCCACGAACCCGATGGTGACCCCACTCCTCACCGATCTCTACCAATTCACCATGGCTTACACTTACTGGAAAGCTGGCAAGCATGCAGAACGTGCTGT GTTTGATTTGTATTTCCGGAAGAATCCGTTTGGCGGGGAGTATACTATCTTTGCAGGTTTGGAAGAATGCATAAGGCTCATTTCCAATTACAAGCTATCTGAGGAGGACATTGATTTTATCAGGAGTTGTTTACATGTTCCCTGTGAG GATGGCTTCTTCGAATATCTGAGGGGAATCGACTGCTCTGATGTTGAGGTATATGCTATTCCTGAGGGGTCAGTTGTTTTTCCGAAGGTACCGCTGATGAGAGTTGAAGGTCCTATTGCG ACCCTTGATGAGATTAAAGACAAATCACTTCGTAAAAAAGTTAGTAAAAGTACATGTAAAGATTTTGTTAGTTTGGTTCAAGCATGGCTAAGCAAACTTCAG CGCTCAAAATCATTACGGGGTGTTTTTTCTGAGACCAACCAAAGTGAGCTGTCAGCATTCATATCATATGCATTGGCATTTCCTAATAACTTTCTTGCCCTTGTAGACACTTATGAT GTCATAAGAAGTGGAATCCCCAACTTCTGTGCAGTTGCATTAGCTCTCAATGAGTTAGG ATACAAAGCAGTTGGCATTAGACTGGACTCTGGTGACCTTGCCTATTTGTCTTGTCAAGCCAGGAAGATCTTTTGCTGCATTGAAAAGGAATTCGCAGTGTCTGGCTTTGGGAAGACTAGTATTACAGCTAGTAATGATCTTAATGAGGAAACTTTAGATGCTTTAAATAAACAG GGTCATGAGGTTGATGCCTATGGAATTGGGACATACCTGGTTACATGTTATGCTCAAGCTGCTCTGGGAATTGTTTTCAAGCTGGTCGAGATAAATAAGCAGCCTCGTATTAAGCTTTCTGAAGATGTATCAAAG GTCTCAATTCCATGTAAGAAGAAAATTTATAGATTGTATGGGAAAGAAAGCTATCCCCTTGTAGACATAATGACTGGAGAAGATGAACCCCCGCCAAAG GTGGGAGAACGAATCCTGTGCCGCCATCCCTTTGAAGAGTCCAAGAGAGCATACGTGGTGCCACAGCATGTTGAGGAGCTTCTAAGATGTTACAGTGCGGGAACTTCAG GTAAAGAGACAGAACCATTACCTCCTCTAAAGGACATTAGAGAACGATGTATCCAACAACTTGAGAAAATGCGACCTGACCACATGAGGAGGCTGAATCCAACTCCATACAAG GTCAGCGTAAGTGGAAAATTATATGACTTCATCCATTTCCTGTGGCTCAATGAAGCACCTGTTGGGGAGTTGCTATAA
- the LOC107642768 gene encoding nicotinate phosphoribosyltransferase 1 isoform X2 — MKNNDNTKKTDEEVTTMKENGSDENSSGRGIPGPTNPMVTPLLTDLYQFTMAYTYWKAGKHAERAVFDLYFRKNPFGGEYTIFAGLEECIRLISNYKLSEEDIDFIRSCLHVPCEDGFFEYLRGIDCSDVEVYAIPEGSVVFPKVPLMRVEGPIAIVQLLETPFVNLINYASLVTTNAARHRFVAGKSKTLLEFGLRRAQGPDGGMGASKYCYIGGFDATSNVAAGRLFGIPLRGTHSHAFVSSFMTLDEIKDKSLRKKVSKSTCKDFVSLVQAWLSKLQVIRSGIPNFCAVALALNELGYKAVGIRLDSGDLAYLSCQARKIFCCIEKEFAVSGFGKTSITASNDLNEETLDALNKQGHEVDAYGIGTYLVTCYAQAALGIVFKLVEINKQPRIKLSEDVSKVSIPCKKKIYRLYGKESYPLVDIMTGEDEPPPKVGERILCRHPFEESKRAYVVPQHVEELLRCYSAGTSGKETEPLPPLKDIRERCIQQLEKMRPDHMRRLNPTPYKVSVSGKLYDFIHFLWLNEAPVGELL, encoded by the exons atgaAGAATAATGATAACACAAAGAAGACAGACGAAGAAGTGACGACGATGAAGGAAAATGGATCCGACGAGAACAGTTCGGGTCGGGGCATACCAGGACCCACGAACCCGATGGTGACCCCACTCCTCACCGATCTCTACCAATTCACCATGGCTTACACTTACTGGAAAGCTGGCAAGCATGCAGAACGTGCTGT GTTTGATTTGTATTTCCGGAAGAATCCGTTTGGCGGGGAGTATACTATCTTTGCAGGTTTGGAAGAATGCATAAGGCTCATTTCCAATTACAAGCTATCTGAGGAGGACATTGATTTTATCAGGAGTTGTTTACATGTTCCCTGTGAG GATGGCTTCTTCGAATATCTGAGGGGAATCGACTGCTCTGATGTTGAGGTATATGCTATTCCTGAGGGGTCAGTTGTTTTTCCGAAGGTACCGCTGATGAGAGTTGAAGGTCCTATTGCG ATTGTTCAATTGCTGGAAACTCCTTTTGTGAATCTGATTAACTATGCATCATTAGTTACTACGAATGCTGCAAGGCATCGTTTTGTAGCTGGAAAATCAAAAACTCTACTTGAGTTTGGGCTGCGAAGGGCTCAG GGGCCTGATGGTGGAATGGGAGCATCAAAATACTGCTATATTGGAGGATTTGATGCAACAAG CAATGTTGCAGCAGGAAGGTTATTTGGGATTCCCCTTCGCGGCACTCATTCTCATGCCTTTGTTAGCTCATTTATG ACCCTTGATGAGATTAAAGACAAATCACTTCGTAAAAAAGTTAGTAAAAGTACATGTAAAGATTTTGTTAGTTTGGTTCAAGCATGGCTAAGCAAACTTCAG GTCATAAGAAGTGGAATCCCCAACTTCTGTGCAGTTGCATTAGCTCTCAATGAGTTAGG ATACAAAGCAGTTGGCATTAGACTGGACTCTGGTGACCTTGCCTATTTGTCTTGTCAAGCCAGGAAGATCTTTTGCTGCATTGAAAAGGAATTCGCAGTGTCTGGCTTTGGGAAGACTAGTATTACAGCTAGTAATGATCTTAATGAGGAAACTTTAGATGCTTTAAATAAACAG GGTCATGAGGTTGATGCCTATGGAATTGGGACATACCTGGTTACATGTTATGCTCAAGCTGCTCTGGGAATTGTTTTCAAGCTGGTCGAGATAAATAAGCAGCCTCGTATTAAGCTTTCTGAAGATGTATCAAAG GTCTCAATTCCATGTAAGAAGAAAATTTATAGATTGTATGGGAAAGAAAGCTATCCCCTTGTAGACATAATGACTGGAGAAGATGAACCCCCGCCAAAG GTGGGAGAACGAATCCTGTGCCGCCATCCCTTTGAAGAGTCCAAGAGAGCATACGTGGTGCCACAGCATGTTGAGGAGCTTCTAAGATGTTACAGTGCGGGAACTTCAG GTAAAGAGACAGAACCATTACCTCCTCTAAAGGACATTAGAGAACGATGTATCCAACAACTTGAGAAAATGCGACCTGACCACATGAGGAGGCTGAATCCAACTCCATACAAG GTCAGCGTAAGTGGAAAATTATATGACTTCATCCATTTCCTGTGGCTCAATGAAGCACCTGTTGGGGAGTTGCTATAA